The Synergistota bacterium genome includes a region encoding these proteins:
- the cysE gene encoding serine O-acetyltransferase — protein MRDLVEAIKADFKAIRERDPALSKGFLGFLEAFLCYPGFHAILCHRFIHVLHSRFKIPLLPRLLSHIVRFLTGIEIHPGAKIGKGFFIDHGMGVVIGETAEIGDNVTIYHGVTLGGTGKEKGKRHPTIDDGVVIGAGAKILGNIRIGRNSRIGAGSVVLKDVPPESTVVGVPGMVVKINKERVAYASLSSRVRELERRVAYLESLILGRAQEGGS, from the coding sequence GTGCGTGACCTTGTCGAAGCTATAAAGGCGGATTTTAAGGCTATTAGGGAGAGGGATCCTGCCCTTTCCAAGGGTTTCCTCGGGTTTCTTGAGGCCTTCCTATGTTACCCCGGTTTTCATGCTATACTGTGCCACAGATTTATTCATGTACTTCATAGTAGGTTTAAAATCCCTCTGCTTCCTAGGTTGCTTTCTCATATTGTTCGCTTCTTAACGGGTATAGAGATTCATCCAGGCGCGAAGATCGGTAAAGGGTTTTTCATCGATCATGGAATGGGAGTTGTAATAGGTGAGACCGCTGAGATAGGGGATAACGTTACTATTTATCATGGTGTTACTCTTGGAGGAACTGGAAAGGAAAAAGGAAAGAGACACCCAACAATTGATGATGGCGTGGTTATAGGTGCTGGAGCTAAGATTTTAGGAAACATAAGGATAGGCAGAAACTCTCGTATTGGTGCGGGAAGCGTTGTCCTTAAGGATGTTCCTCCTGAAAGTACGGTTGTAGGAGTCCCAGGGATGGTAGTCAAAATAAACAAAGAAAGGGTGGCTTATGCATCTTTAAGCTCAAGAGTAAGGGAGCTTGAAAGAAGAGTAGCTTATCTTGAGAGCCTTATCTTGGGAAGGGCTCAGGAGGGAGGTTCGTGA
- a CDS encoding threonine/serine dehydratase produces the protein MNCDISVKPQDVLKAYRFLKGKVLETPLERSEALSLLSGGDIFLKLENLQVCRSFKIRGALNVMFNLPEEMKRKGVVTCSSGNHAQGVAIASRELRVKSVIVVPKDCPVTKKEAIRMFGGDWIELVEHGCGYDAAFEEAERISKESKLLFIPPGEHKLVMAGAGTVGYEIVKENPDIDAILVPAGSGGLMLGMATIVKAINPDIKIYGIQSEASPPWYYSWKEGKLVDVEYKPSLSEGTWGSIKECMFEFSKDKVDGFILVSEEEIKEAIAFAAKKLHLLVEGAGSLGIAAILSGRFNAKGRRVALVISGGNIDGDVLKEVL, from the coding sequence ATGAACTGTGACATTAGTGTTAAACCGCAAGATGTTTTGAAGGCTTATAGATTTCTTAAAGGTAAGGTTTTGGAAACACCTCTTGAGAGAAGCGAAGCTTTAAGCTTGCTTTCAGGTGGAGACATATTTTTGAAACTTGAGAACCTTCAAGTTTGTAGAAGCTTTAAGATAAGGGGAGCCCTAAATGTAATGTTTAACTTACCTGAAGAGATGAAGAGGAAGGGAGTGGTCACCTGTTCAAGCGGTAATCATGCTCAAGGTGTAGCTATAGCTTCGCGTGAGCTTAGAGTGAAGAGCGTAATAGTTGTACCAAAGGATTGTCCGGTAACGAAGAAGGAAGCTATAAGGATGTTTGGTGGTGATTGGATAGAGCTTGTAGAGCATGGTTGTGGTTATGATGCGGCTTTCGAGGAGGCAGAGAGGATATCTAAGGAGAGCAAGCTGCTCTTTATTCCACCGGGTGAGCATAAGTTGGTTATGGCTGGGGCAGGAACAGTTGGTTACGAGATAGTTAAAGAAAATCCAGACATCGATGCGATCTTGGTTCCTGCGGGTTCGGGGGGGTTGATGCTAGGTATGGCTACGATAGTGAAGGCGATAAATCCCGATATTAAGATATATGGGATTCAGAGCGAAGCTTCTCCACCATGGTATTACTCCTGGAAAGAGGGGAAGCTTGTCGACGTGGAGTACAAGCCTAGCCTTTCTGAGGGGACCTGGGGTAGTATAAAGGAGTGTATGTTTGAGTTCTCTAAAGATAAGGTAGATGGTTTTATCCTAGTTTCTGAGGAGGAAATTAAGGAAGCCATAGCTTTTGCTGCTAAGAAGCTTCATCTTTTGGTTGAGGGGGCAGGTTCTCTAGGTATAGCGGCCATACTTTCCGGAAGATTTAATGCTAAAGGTAGAAGAGTTGCCCTTGTCATAAGTGGCGGAAATATAGATGGCGATGTTTTAAAGGAAGTGTTATAA
- a CDS encoding ABC transporter substrate-binding protein encodes MLFASLSGAQTVVKVGYLAALTGDWAAYGQTEVKAAQLAVEEINAAGILPGGLKIELVPYDFRSRQEDAVNAVRRMIEQDKVVAIVGSNSSGVNIAVAPLVNRAGIPQIGTVSTNPRVTVDENGKVRPYSFRICFTDPYQGKVLAYYAAKKLNLKKAAILYDVSSDYSQGLREFFIQNYKKYGGEIVADLAFRGGVDVDFRAQLTEIAKAKPNVIILPNMGKEMALIIKQAKELGIKDVVFMGGDGYADFMWDIAGDALEGSYWVNHVSPEDPALQPFFEKYKKKYNDECKEFVNGILGYDAMYLLADAIRRAGSANPKAIRDALENTKNLKLLHAVITIDPNTHDPLNKDAVILLCKGRKAIFHDRVRPEEQ; translated from the coding sequence ATGCTTTTTGCAAGCCTATCAGGTGCACAAACCGTAGTTAAGGTAGGATATCTTGCAGCCTTAACGGGAGATTGGGCAGCTTACGGACAAACCGAGGTAAAAGCAGCACAGCTTGCCGTTGAGGAAATCAATGCTGCAGGCATACTACCAGGAGGCCTTAAGATCGAACTTGTCCCATACGATTTTAGAAGTCGTCAGGAAGATGCAGTCAACGCTGTAAGAAGAATGATTGAACAAGACAAGGTAGTAGCAATTGTAGGTTCTAACTCCTCTGGGGTAAACATAGCGGTAGCTCCACTCGTAAATAGGGCTGGAATACCCCAAATAGGAACGGTTTCCACAAATCCTAGGGTAACGGTGGATGAAAATGGAAAGGTAAGACCATACTCCTTTAGGATATGCTTTACAGATCCATATCAAGGCAAGGTTTTAGCTTATTATGCTGCCAAAAAACTAAACTTGAAGAAGGCGGCCATACTTTATGATGTAAGTAGCGATTATTCTCAAGGGCTCCGTGAGTTCTTCATACAGAATTATAAGAAGTACGGTGGGGAAATCGTAGCTGACTTAGCCTTTCGCGGAGGAGTAGATGTGGACTTTAGAGCTCAGCTTACGGAGATAGCTAAAGCGAAACCAAATGTGATCATCCTTCCCAATATGGGTAAGGAGATGGCATTAATTATAAAGCAAGCAAAAGAGCTTGGCATTAAAGATGTTGTATTTATGGGGGGAGACGGATACGCTGACTTCATGTGGGACATAGCTGGAGATGCGCTCGAAGGAAGCTATTGGGTTAACCACGTTTCACCGGAAGACCCGGCCCTTCAGCCATTCTTTGAGAAGTATAAAAAGAAATATAACGATGAGTGTAAAGAGTTTGTAAATGGAATACTAGGATACGATGCCATGTACCTCTTAGCAGATGCTATAAGGAGAGCGGGTTCTGCTAATCCCAAAGCTATAAGGGATGCCCTTGAAAACACGAAGAACTTAAAGCTACTTCATGCGGTTATAACCATAGATCCAAACACCCACGATCCTTTAAACAAGGATGCAGTTATACTTCTATGTAAAGGCAGAAAAGCGATATTCCACGATAGAGTAAGACCCGAAGAGCAATAA
- a CDS encoding branched-chain amino acid ABC transporter permease: protein MESFIQQLINGLSLGSVYALIAVGYSLVYSILLFSNFAHGGFLVTGGYICYYALISTGNNIWISGLLALCGAGLTAIITERLAYKPIRERTSVTLYLLIASMGMSIVIENFWVIMAGGRFRAIPPVLPTYPFKMGNLTISSFDLLVFGITILLLFGLEFFLQKTKWGLAIRAAAYDLRVAALMGVNVNKLISIVFFLAGLLAAVSGIFLSVRYTLYPQLGFITIKAFVAAVVGGLGSLRGAVLGSLILGTAEMLTAGFISSQLRDIVVFGLLVLTLLLRPTGLLGKAVSEKV from the coding sequence TTGGAGTCATTCATTCAACAGTTGATTAACGGTCTTTCCCTTGGCTCGGTCTATGCTCTTATAGCTGTAGGTTACTCCTTAGTATATTCAATACTTCTTTTCTCTAACTTTGCTCATGGAGGATTCTTAGTAACTGGAGGATACATATGCTATTACGCCTTAATATCCACAGGAAACAACATATGGATATCTGGGTTATTAGCGCTCTGCGGAGCAGGACTAACCGCCATAATTACAGAAAGACTCGCTTACAAACCTATAAGAGAAAGAACAAGCGTAACACTATATCTTCTTATAGCCTCTATGGGTATGAGCATAGTAATTGAAAACTTCTGGGTAATCATGGCAGGTGGAAGATTTAGGGCTATCCCTCCAGTTTTACCTACATATCCCTTCAAGATGGGAAACTTAACCATCTCTTCCTTTGATCTACTCGTATTTGGAATTACTATTCTGCTTTTATTTGGACTTGAGTTCTTCTTGCAGAAAACGAAATGGGGCTTAGCTATAAGAGCAGCAGCTTACGACCTTAGGGTTGCCGCTCTTATGGGAGTAAACGTAAATAAACTAATATCGATAGTTTTCTTCCTGGCAGGTCTTCTTGCGGCTGTAAGTGGAATATTCCTATCTGTAAGGTATACCCTTTATCCGCAGCTTGGCTTTATAACCATAAAGGCTTTTGTAGCTGCAGTTGTCGGAGGCTTAGGCTCCCTAAGAGGAGCGGTTTTAGGCTCTCTCATTTTAGGAACAGCTGAGATGCTAACAGCGGGATTCATATCAAGCCAATTAAGGGATATAGTCGTTTTCGGACTTCTTGTTTTAACGCTCTTGCTTAGGCCTACTGGACTATTAGGCAAAGCGGTTAGTGAAAAGGTTTAA
- a CDS encoding branched-chain amino acid ABC transporter permease, whose product MLVYLEGIIILMCINSIAAMGVSLLTGFTGIFTLGHAAYMAIGAYTTGILTMKHDVHWLLAVMIGGILAVAVAYLIGVPTLKLMGDYFAIASIGLGETVRLIIENWESLTRGARGLPGIDSFTTLPVALGFLLTLTIVTSNILKSSYGRAFKACRDDYLVASLLGFDTAKYRILSLCISAFYCGIAGGLFAGFMTFLQPTMFDLQKSTELTAVVVFGGLGSLSGTILGTAIITLVTELFRPISQYRMLIYGAVLVLVMVFKPEGLMGEKELWSLFKRRDETWRKRS is encoded by the coding sequence ATGCTTGTCTATCTTGAAGGAATAATCATATTGATGTGTATAAACTCCATAGCCGCAATGGGTGTTAGCCTTTTAACGGGCTTTACAGGTATATTCACTCTTGGGCACGCGGCTTACATGGCAATAGGAGCCTACACCACAGGCATATTAACCATGAAACATGACGTTCACTGGCTATTAGCAGTAATGATAGGAGGAATACTTGCGGTAGCGGTAGCCTATCTTATCGGAGTTCCAACGCTTAAGCTTATGGGAGATTACTTTGCCATAGCCTCGATCGGCCTAGGGGAAACAGTAAGATTAATAATAGAAAACTGGGAATCGCTAACAAGGGGAGCCAGAGGTCTTCCCGGTATAGACAGCTTTACAACACTACCGGTAGCCTTAGGCTTTCTTCTAACGCTAACTATAGTTACATCAAACATATTAAAGAGTAGCTATGGAAGAGCCTTTAAAGCATGCCGTGACGATTACCTAGTAGCTTCCCTTTTGGGATTTGATACCGCTAAATACAGAATACTTAGCTTATGTATCTCAGCCTTTTACTGTGGCATAGCGGGTGGGCTTTTCGCAGGTTTCATGACTTTCCTTCAGCCCACTATGTTTGACCTTCAAAAGTCTACAGAACTTACAGCGGTAGTTGTCTTTGGAGGACTTGGTTCCTTAAGTGGAACAATTCTCGGAACAGCGATAATAACTCTTGTAACCGAGCTTTTTAGACCTATATCTCAGTATAGAATGCTAATATATGGAGCGGTCCTTGTCCTGGTCATGGTTTTCAAACCTGAGGGACTCATGGGGGAAAAAGAGCTATGGAGTTTATTTAAGAGGCGTGATGAAACATGGAGGAAAAGATCTTAG
- a CDS encoding ABC transporter ATP-binding protein: protein MEEKILELKSITKRFGGIVAVKDFSIEVMQGELVGLIGPNGAGKTTVFNLITGVYPVDEGKVLFKGKDITRLKSHEIVKKGIGRTFQNLRLFPRATVLENVMTACQNHLRYSFLEACTHLGKWRSYEKRIMEESIYYLEKLNLKDKIYQQAGTLPYGYQRRLEIARALALKPTLLLLDEPAAGMNPEEVAELSELILKIHKEFNLTTLVIEHHMDLIVEVCPHVICMNFGEKIAEGTPNEVMNHPEVIKAYLGEEA, encoded by the coding sequence ATGGAGGAAAAGATCTTAGAACTCAAGAGCATAACTAAAAGGTTTGGAGGAATAGTAGCGGTTAAAGATTTCTCAATAGAGGTAATGCAGGGAGAGCTTGTGGGTCTCATAGGTCCCAATGGAGCTGGCAAAACAACGGTCTTTAATTTAATAACGGGCGTATACCCAGTAGATGAAGGCAAAGTGCTTTTTAAGGGAAAAGATATAACTAGGCTTAAGAGCCACGAGATAGTTAAAAAAGGTATAGGCAGGACATTCCAAAATCTTCGTCTTTTTCCAAGAGCTACCGTACTTGAAAACGTCATGACAGCCTGCCAGAATCACTTAAGATACTCCTTTCTTGAGGCCTGTACCCACCTTGGGAAATGGCGCTCTTATGAAAAAAGGATAATGGAGGAAAGCATCTATTATCTTGAAAAGCTCAATTTAAAAGATAAAATATATCAGCAGGCTGGGACTTTACCATATGGATATCAGAGAAGATTAGAAATAGCAAGAGCCTTGGCCTTAAAACCAACCTTGCTTTTACTCGATGAGCCAGCAGCAGGAATGAACCCTGAAGAGGTAGCTGAACTAAGCGAACTTATATTGAAAATACACAAGGAATTTAACTTAACGACACTTGTAATAGAGCACCATATGGATCTGATAGTGGAGGTATGCCCACATGTAATATGCATGAACTTTGGGGAAAAGATAGCTGAAGGTACTCCCAATGAGGTTATGAACCACCCTGAGGTAATAAAGGCTTATCTTGGTGAGGAGGCTTAA
- a CDS encoding ABC transporter ATP-binding protein encodes MKEDSYILEVRDLKVSYGAIRALLGVTIKVKEREIVCVIGANGAGKSTLLKAIMGEVKRESGNILFNGEPLPDRVYEVVGCGLALVPEGRRVFANLTVYENLLMGAFPRKEKKAIEKDLEWVYSLFPRLKERENQLAGTLSGGEQQMLAIARGLMRKPKLLLLDEPSLGLAPILVKEIFKELKKINEEGVTILLVEQNAKQALNISHRGYVLQTGRVALEGTASELLQKEELIRSYLGEVKRKA; translated from the coding sequence TTGAAAGAGGACAGCTATATTCTTGAAGTAAGAGATTTAAAAGTAAGCTATGGAGCAATAAGGGCCCTCCTAGGGGTTACGATAAAGGTCAAGGAAAGGGAAATAGTCTGTGTAATAGGAGCAAATGGAGCAGGGAAAAGTACCCTGCTTAAAGCGATAATGGGGGAAGTAAAAAGAGAAAGCGGAAACATTCTTTTTAATGGAGAGCCCCTACCTGATAGGGTCTATGAGGTGGTAGGATGCGGGTTGGCTTTAGTTCCAGAAGGAAGGAGAGTTTTCGCAAACCTAACGGTATATGAAAACCTACTTATGGGAGCTTTCCCAAGAAAAGAGAAAAAAGCCATAGAAAAAGACCTGGAATGGGTTTACTCTCTCTTTCCGAGACTTAAGGAAAGAGAAAATCAACTTGCAGGGACCCTTTCAGGGGGAGAACAGCAGATGCTTGCTATAGCTCGTGGCCTTATGAGAAAACCAAAGTTACTTCTTCTTGATGAGCCTTCCTTGGGTCTTGCTCCCATATTGGTCAAGGAGATCTTCAAGGAACTTAAGAAAATTAACGAAGAGGGCGTTACCATTCTATTAGTAGAACAAAATGCCAAACAAGCTTTAAATATATCTCACAGGGGATACGTTCTTCAAACGGGAAGAGTAGCCCTTGAGGGAACCGCAAGCGAGCTACTTCAAAAGGAAGAGCTTATAAGAAGCTATCTTGGGGAGGTAAAAAGGAAGGCATAA
- a CDS encoding chromate transporter — MTLLNLIISFATIGLVGFGGGYSILKVMMHELVRVRGWVSIDEFLDIASISQSTPGPIALNAATFIGYKVGGILGGVLSTFSVVLAPFLISYFLGSYMFKNRNNKFFSGMLLGLRPIAVSLVASAAYTFAPLILISPVQIMISLGCLFLLFKFKIDPILLLLFCGLLGILF; from the coding sequence ATGACTCTCTTAAATCTTATTATTTCTTTTGCTACTATAGGTCTTGTGGGTTTTGGTGGTGGATACAGTATATTAAAAGTTATGATGCATGAGCTTGTTAGGGTTAGAGGTTGGGTTTCGATCGATGAGTTTCTAGATATAGCATCTATATCTCAATCTACACCGGGCCCTATAGCTTTGAATGCGGCTACCTTTATAGGATATAAGGTTGGGGGAATCTTAGGAGGAGTCTTATCTACCTTTTCTGTTGTTTTAGCTCCGTTTCTTATAAGCTATTTTCTCGGTAGCTATATGTTTAAGAACAGGAATAATAAGTTCTTTTCCGGGATGCTTTTGGGGCTTAGACCAATAGCCGTATCTTTAGTGGCTTCTGCTGCTTATACCTTTGCTCCCTTAATCTTAATTAGTCCCGTTCAAATTATGATATCTTTGGGGTGCTTGTTCCTTCTTTTTAAATTCAAAATCGATCCTATACTGCTTCTTCTTTTCTGTGGTTTGTTGGGCATCTTATTTTAA
- a CDS encoding chromate transporter, translating to MNGNLSLFKFFLSTFKIGAFTFGGGWAMIPLVREELVKKRKWMCEEEFMDVLSIAQGFPGPIMVNVSVMCGKCLLGWRGALTGLLGAVLPSLLAILFIVSMLTKYGESHYVRSFLNGMRPALFAVLIYALFGMRKSATGSKISLGIAVLAFIALSIFKLNPFIVIAGGAIFGLTFCLLRRKA from the coding sequence TTGAATGGAAACCTTTCTCTTTTTAAGTTCTTTCTTTCGACCTTTAAGATAGGAGCCTTTACATTTGGGGGAGGTTGGGCGATGATCCCCCTTGTAAGGGAAGAGCTCGTCAAGAAAAGAAAGTGGATGTGCGAAGAGGAGTTTATGGATGTTTTATCCATTGCTCAAGGGTTTCCTGGCCCTATAATGGTTAACGTTTCAGTTATGTGTGGTAAGTGCCTCTTGGGATGGAGGGGGGCTTTAACAGGACTTTTAGGAGCCGTTCTTCCTTCTCTTTTAGCGATACTTTTTATAGTCAGCATGCTTACTAAATATGGAGAAAGCCATTATGTTAGATCCTTTTTAAATGGTATGAGACCTGCTTTGTTTGCGGTTTTAATATATGCTCTCTTTGGTATGAGGAAGTCAGCAACAGGGAGCAAAATCAGCTTAGGAATAGCCGTTTTAGCTTTTATAGCCCTTTCTATCTTTAAGTTGAACCCCTTTATTGTTATTGCGGGAGGGGCGATCTTTGGTCTTACTTTCTGCCTCTTAAGGAGGAAAGCCTGA
- the pstS gene encoding phosphate ABC transporter substrate-binding protein PstS, whose translation MKYLMLILALSLIFLPISEAKEIELIGAGATFPYPLYSKLFSVYHKETGVKVNYQAIGSGGGIRQLINKTVDFGATDSPLTEEELKEAGSPIVHIPTCLGALVLSYNLPGNPKINLNGKVLADIYLGKIKRWNDPEIAKLNPGVNLPNMNITVVYRSDGSGSTYILSQYLSKISSEWKEKVGVGKSLKWPTGIGGKGNPGVAGLIRQIPGSIGYIEFVYALQNKMTYASIENRHGKFIEPSVETITASANVDIPESTIVDLTDTSSPNGYPLSSFTWIIVYKEQNYEGRSIEKANELVKLLWWIIHDGQKYAAELSYSPLPQKAIEAAEKVIKSITYNGQSLLK comes from the coding sequence ATGAAATATTTGATGCTTATTTTAGCCCTTTCATTGATATTCCTACCTATTTCTGAAGCTAAGGAAATCGAATTAATAGGAGCAGGAGCCACATTCCCCTATCCTTTGTATTCGAAGCTTTTTTCCGTTTATCACAAGGAAACAGGAGTTAAAGTAAACTACCAAGCGATAGGCTCTGGAGGAGGAATAAGACAGCTCATCAACAAAACCGTAGATTTTGGAGCCACTGACTCTCCACTAACGGAGGAAGAGCTTAAGGAAGCAGGATCCCCTATAGTTCACATACCAACCTGTTTAGGAGCACTCGTTTTATCCTACAATCTTCCTGGAAACCCGAAGATAAACCTAAATGGAAAAGTTTTGGCTGACATATACCTAGGAAAGATCAAAAGGTGGAACGACCCTGAAATAGCCAAGCTTAATCCCGGAGTTAACCTTCCCAATATGAATATTACAGTAGTCTATAGATCCGATGGGAGCGGAAGCACTTACATATTAAGCCAATATTTAAGTAAAATAAGCAGCGAATGGAAAGAAAAGGTTGGCGTTGGAAAATCCCTTAAGTGGCCAACAGGAATCGGAGGAAAGGGAAATCCTGGAGTGGCTGGGCTTATAAGACAAATTCCTGGCAGTATAGGCTATATAGAGTTTGTATACGCCCTTCAAAACAAAATGACTTATGCTTCCATAGAAAATAGGCATGGGAAATTTATCGAACCCTCTGTTGAAACCATCACAGCCTCCGCAAACGTGGACATACCTGAAAGCACTATCGTTGATTTAACCGACACAAGCTCACCAAACGGATATCCGCTAAGCAGTTTTACATGGATTATAGTATATAAAGAACAAAACTATGAAGGAAGGTCTATTGAGAAAGCAAATGAACTTGTCAAGCTTCTATGGTGGATAATACATGATGGACAGAAATACGCTGCCGAGCTCTCCTATTCCCCTTTACCGCAAAAAGCCATTGAAGCAGCAGAAAAGGTCATAAAATCTATAACCTATAACGGGCAATCTCTGCTTAAATAA
- a CDS encoding glycerate kinase, which translates to MGLREDLLEVVDFAVRRVLPDRAVEEAIERERIDRLDNLYLVAIGKAAWRMAKAAKEKLKDKVKRGIVITKYKHSLGDIEGLEVYEAGHPIPDENTLLSTEKALRLAGELKEGDNLLFLVSGGGSALFELPMEGVSLEDLKKVNELLLKSGADIVEMNTVRKHISRVKGGRFAQAVYPAFVYSLILSDVLGDRLDSIASGPAYPDETTYKDALKVIDKYSLMDKMPSAVMEIIERGARGEIPDTPKEINNVRSVIIGSVSLACKYAMDKAKELGYKTLFLTSTLNCEASEAGRFIAEILKEIKRSSNPISPPCMIVLGGEPVVHVKGSGKGGRAQELALSVAIAIKGESNVALVSVGTDGTDGPTDAAGGIVDGKSFYRMLSSGVDPEKALSDNDSYNALKASGDLVITGPTGTNVNDIIIGAVI; encoded by the coding sequence ATGGGTTTAAGGGAGGATCTTCTTGAGGTTGTGGACTTTGCCGTTCGGAGGGTTCTTCCCGATAGGGCGGTGGAAGAAGCTATAGAGAGGGAAAGGATAGATAGGCTTGATAATTTATATTTAGTTGCTATAGGTAAGGCTGCTTGGAGGATGGCTAAGGCCGCTAAGGAAAAGCTTAAAGATAAGGTTAAAAGAGGGATAGTTATAACTAAATATAAGCACTCTCTTGGGGATATAGAAGGCCTAGAAGTTTACGAGGCGGGACATCCGATTCCTGACGAAAATACCCTTTTGTCTACTGAGAAGGCTTTGAGGCTGGCAGGTGAATTAAAAGAAGGTGATAATCTGTTGTTCCTTGTTTCTGGTGGAGGTTCCGCTCTCTTTGAGCTTCCCATGGAAGGGGTTAGCCTTGAGGACTTGAAGAAGGTTAATGAGCTCCTTTTGAAGTCAGGAGCTGATATAGTAGAGATGAATACCGTTAGAAAGCACATATCGAGGGTAAAGGGTGGAAGGTTTGCCCAAGCTGTTTATCCTGCTTTTGTCTATTCTCTTATTCTCTCAGATGTTCTTGGTGATAGACTTGATTCGATAGCCTCTGGTCCGGCTTATCCTGATGAGACTACTTATAAAGATGCTTTAAAGGTCATAGATAAGTACTCCTTGATGGATAAGATGCCATCGGCTGTTATGGAGATAATTGAAAGAGGAGCAAGGGGTGAGATTCCAGATACACCTAAGGAAATTAATAACGTTAGGAGTGTGATAATAGGTAGTGTTAGTCTAGCCTGTAAATACGCTATGGATAAGGCTAAGGAACTAGGATATAAGACTCTCTTTTTAACCTCAACCCTTAATTGCGAGGCTTCTGAGGCAGGTAGATTTATAGCTGAGATCCTTAAGGAGATCAAAAGATCCTCTAATCCTATATCTCCTCCTTGCATGATAGTTTTAGGTGGGGAGCCTGTAGTTCACGTTAAGGGAAGCGGTAAGGGAGGAAGAGCTCAGGAGCTTGCCCTTTCAGTAGCTATAGCCATCAAGGGAGAGAGTAACGTGGCTTTAGTTTCCGTTGGCACCGATGGGACCGATGGTCCCACCGATGCTGCCGGAGGAATAGTGGATGGGAAAAGCTTTTATAGGATGCTTTCCTCTGGGGTTGATCCAGAGAAAGCGCTTTCAGATAACGATTCCTATAATGCCTTGAAGGCTAGTGGAGATTTGGTGATTACTGGTCCCACTGGGACGAATGTAAACGATATTATAATAGGAGCAGTTATTTAA